Proteins from a single region of Argiope bruennichi chromosome 6, qqArgBrue1.1, whole genome shotgun sequence:
- the LOC129973036 gene encoding cuticle protein 63-like, translated as MFAKVVIFCAALAAAHASLVGPLGYGAPVLAAGPLGYGKALVAAPAVATVSTQRAAINHVAPAAPLAAAAPLAYGAPLALANGVIAGNGILANGLVAGHGLAAPLAVGHGLLGAPYGLGVEKLGLAAPLGLGLGKAIL; from the exons ATGTTCGCAAAG GTCGTTATTTTCTGCGCTGCTCTCGCAGCCGCCCATGCATCCCTTGTCGGACCCTTGGGATATGGTGCTCCCGTACTTGCAGCCGGACCTCTCGGTTATGGAAAGGCACTGGTGGCCGCCCCTGCAGTTGCCACAGTCTCCACCCAAAGAGCCGCCATCAACCATGTAGCCCCTGCTGCTCCTCTTGCTGCTGCTGCACCTCTTGCATATGGAGCACCTCTTGCCCTCGCCAATGGAGTCATCGCTGGCAATGGAATCCTCGCCAACGGACTTGTTGCCGGACACGGTCTTGCTGCACCCCTCGCTGTCGGACATGGTCTTCTCGGCGCCCCTTATGGTCTGGGAGTCGAAAAGCTCGGACTTGCTGCACCCCTCGGCCTTGGTCTTGGAAAAGCCATCTTGTAA